A single region of the Gasterosteus aculeatus chromosome 1, fGasAcu3.hap1.1, whole genome shotgun sequence genome encodes:
- the picalmb gene encoding phosphatidylinositol binding clathrin assembly protein b isoform X3, whose amino-acid sequence MSGQSITDRITAAQHSVTGSAVSKTVCKATTHEVMGPKKKHLDYLIHCTNEMNVNIPQLADSLFERTTNTSWVVVFKSLITTHHLMVYGNERFVQYLASRNTLFNLSNFLDKSGLQGYDMSTFIRRYSRYLNEKAVSYRQVAFDFTKVKRGVDGVMRTMNTEKLLKTIPIIQNQMDALLDFNVNANELTNGVINAAFMLLFKDSIRLFAAYNEGIINLLEKYFDMKKTQCKEGLDIYKKFLTRMTRISEFLKVAEQVGIDRGDIPDLSQAPSSLLEALEQHLASLEGKKVKDSTAASRASTLSNAVSSLASTGMSFTKVDEREKQAALEEEQARLKALKEQRLKELSKRPSFATTDTSPISTTGGPISTTAAIDLFSTPSCSNGAVKMESDLFDLQSTFQPSMQSGSTGLPVATTWADPFTSAEAGDESMPNLNPFLSKLVVDATHLPVVSSDGVSFSSRTSGHEMFGDRYNPFIDTNSSVSTNYKRTVRIEHSISDSFCGPVSIAQHLSHQAPFPTEPSAVAGLFRGYSTTQAPAQQSAGGLQVDFESVFGAKATGSNSLNLDDISGGILKPTFAGSNQASGQLPDKLVSDDLDSSLANLVGNLGIGNGTMKNDMHWSQPGEKRMTGGTNWQPKAAPSTTWNPVSMPSSVMAFPATTPTGMMGYGMPPQMGSMGMMNPPTMMYSQPVMRPPNPFGSVSSAQVGARPSDHATERMHNEMQFM is encoded by the exons ATGTCGGGGCAGAGCATTACTGACAGGATAACCGCAGCCCAGCACAGTGTAACGGGATCCGCCGTCTCCAAAACAGTATGCAAGGCCACCACTCACGAAGTAATGGGCCcgaaaaagaaacatttggaTT ATTTGATCCATTGCACCAACGAGATGAACGTGAACATTCCCCAACTGGCCGACTCGCTGTTTGAGAGGACCACCAACACCAGCTGGGTGGTTGTGTTTAAGTCTCTGATCACCACACACCACCTCATGGTCTATGGCAACGAG CGTTTTGTTCAGTACTTGGCTTCTAGGAATACACTATTCAACCTCAGTAACTTTTTGGACAAAAGTGGGTTACAAG GTTATGACATGTCCACGTTTATCAGGAGGTACAGTCGATACCTGAACGAGAAAGCCGTTTCGTACAGACAGGTTGCATTTGACTTCACAAAAGTTAAACGCGG AGTGGACGGCGTAATGAGGACCATGAATACAGAGAAGCTGCTCAAGACTATCCCCATTATTCAGAACCAGATGGACGCGCTCCTCGATTTCAAT GTCAATGCCAACGAGCTGACTAATGGAGTCATCAATGCCGCCTTCATGCTCCTGTTCAAAGACTCCATCAGGCTCTTCGCTGCTTATAATGAAGGCATTATCAACCTGCTTG AGAAATACTTTGACATGAAGAAGACTCAGTGTAAAGAAGGTTTGGACATTTACAAGAAGTTTCTCACCCGAATGACCCGGATATCAGAGTTTCTCAAAGTAGCCGAG CAGGTGGGCATCGACCGAGGGGACATTCCAGACTTGTCACAG GCTCCCAGTAGCCTTCTCGAAGCTCTGGAGCAGCATTTGGCCTCTTTAGAGGGCAAAAAGGTCAAAGACTCAACCGCGGCCAGCAG GGCCAGCACTCTGTCCAACGCAGTGTCATCACTGGCCAGCACGGGGATGTCTTTCACTAAAGTGGATGAGCGGGAGAAGCAGGCAGCTCTCGAGGAGGAACAGGCTCGACTCAAAGCTCTGAAG GAACAGCGGCTCAAAGAGCTCTCCAAGAGGCCCTCCTTCGCTACCACGGACACGTCGCCGATCTCTACCACAGGTGGTCCTATCAGCaccacagcagccatcgacctCTTCTCTACACCCAGCTGCTCCAACGG TGCTGTGAAGATGGAGAGCGACCTTTTTGACCTGCAGTCAACCTTTCAGCCCTCCATGCAGTCCGGCTCAACAGGGCTTCCAGTTGCAACGACGTGGGCAG ATCCTTTCACCTCTGCTGAAGCTGGAGACGAATCCATGCCAAACCTTAACCCTTTCCTCTCAAAACTCGTTGTCGATGCCACTCACTTACCTGTCGTGTCTTCAGACGGTGTTAGCTTTTCCTCTAGGACTTCCGGTCATGAAATGTTTGGTG ATCGTTACAATCCCTTTATTGACACAAACTCATCCGTTTCAACCAATTACAAACGCACAGTGCGGATAGAACACTCCATATCAG ACTCCTTCTGTGGTCCAGTGTCCATTGCTCAGCACCTCTCCCACCAGGCTCCCTTCCCCACTGAGCCCTCTGCTGTAGCAGGTCTATTCAGAG GATACTCGACGACACAGGCCCCTGCTCAGCAGTCAGCGGGGGGACTCCAAGTGGACTTTGAGTCCGTTTTTGGGGCCAAAGCCACAGGCAGCAACAGCCTCAATTTGGATG ATATTTCTGGAGGCATCCTGAAACCGACTTTTGCCGGCTCCAACCAGGCTTCCGGTCAGCTGCCAGACAAGCTGGTGTCAGACGACCTTGACTCCTCCCTGGCCAACCTTGTCGGCA ACCTCGGCATTGGGAACGGCACTATGAAAAA TGACATGCACTGGAGCCAGCCGGGAGAGAAGAGGATGACCGGCGGCACCAACTGGCAGCCCAAAGCGGCGCCGTCCACGACCTGGAACCCCGTTTCCATG CCGTCGTCAGTCATGGCCTTCCCTGCTACCACACCCACCGGCATGATGGGATATGGCATG CCTCCACAAATGGGCTCAATGGGGATGATGAATCCGCCCACCATGATGTACTCCCAGCCTGTGATGAGGCCACCCAACCCCTTTGGCTCCGTGTCTAGTGCTCAGGTGGGTGCACGGCCGTCTGACCACGCCACCGAGCGGATGCACAATGAA ATGCAGTTCATGTAA
- the picalmb gene encoding phosphatidylinositol binding clathrin assembly protein b isoform X20, which yields MSGQSITDRITAAQHSVTGSAVSKTVCKATTHEVMGPKKKHLDYLIHCTNEMNVNIPQLADSLFERTTNTSWVVVFKSLITTHHLMVYGNERFVQYLASRNTLFNLSNFLDKSGLQGYDMSTFIRRYSRYLNEKAVSYRQVAFDFTKVKRGVDGVMRTMNTEKLLKTIPIIQNQMDALLDFNVNANELTNGVINAAFMLLFKDSIRLFAAYNEGIINLLEKYFDMKKTQCKEGLDIYKKFLTRMTRISEFLKVAEQVGIDRGDIPDLSQAPSSLLEALEQHLASLEGKKVKDSTAASRASTLSNAVSSLASTGMSFTKVDEREKQAALEEEQARLKALKEQRLKELSKRPSFATTDTSPISTTGGPISTTAAIDLFSTPSCSNGAVKMESDLFDLQSTFQPSMQSGSTGLPVATTWAGYSTTQAPAQQSAGGLQVDFESVFGAKATGSNSLNLDDISGGILKPTFAGSNQASGQLPDKLVSDDLDSSLANLVGNLGIGNGTMKNDMHWSQPGEKRMTGGTNWQPKAAPSTTWNPVSMPSSVMAFPATTPTGMMGYGMPPQMGSMGMMNPPTMMYSQPVMRPPNPFGSVSSAQVGARPSDHATERMHNEMQFM from the exons ATGTCGGGGCAGAGCATTACTGACAGGATAACCGCAGCCCAGCACAGTGTAACGGGATCCGCCGTCTCCAAAACAGTATGCAAGGCCACCACTCACGAAGTAATGGGCCcgaaaaagaaacatttggaTT ATTTGATCCATTGCACCAACGAGATGAACGTGAACATTCCCCAACTGGCCGACTCGCTGTTTGAGAGGACCACCAACACCAGCTGGGTGGTTGTGTTTAAGTCTCTGATCACCACACACCACCTCATGGTCTATGGCAACGAG CGTTTTGTTCAGTACTTGGCTTCTAGGAATACACTATTCAACCTCAGTAACTTTTTGGACAAAAGTGGGTTACAAG GTTATGACATGTCCACGTTTATCAGGAGGTACAGTCGATACCTGAACGAGAAAGCCGTTTCGTACAGACAGGTTGCATTTGACTTCACAAAAGTTAAACGCGG AGTGGACGGCGTAATGAGGACCATGAATACAGAGAAGCTGCTCAAGACTATCCCCATTATTCAGAACCAGATGGACGCGCTCCTCGATTTCAAT GTCAATGCCAACGAGCTGACTAATGGAGTCATCAATGCCGCCTTCATGCTCCTGTTCAAAGACTCCATCAGGCTCTTCGCTGCTTATAATGAAGGCATTATCAACCTGCTTG AGAAATACTTTGACATGAAGAAGACTCAGTGTAAAGAAGGTTTGGACATTTACAAGAAGTTTCTCACCCGAATGACCCGGATATCAGAGTTTCTCAAAGTAGCCGAG CAGGTGGGCATCGACCGAGGGGACATTCCAGACTTGTCACAG GCTCCCAGTAGCCTTCTCGAAGCTCTGGAGCAGCATTTGGCCTCTTTAGAGGGCAAAAAGGTCAAAGACTCAACCGCGGCCAGCAG GGCCAGCACTCTGTCCAACGCAGTGTCATCACTGGCCAGCACGGGGATGTCTTTCACTAAAGTGGATGAGCGGGAGAAGCAGGCAGCTCTCGAGGAGGAACAGGCTCGACTCAAAGCTCTGAAG GAACAGCGGCTCAAAGAGCTCTCCAAGAGGCCCTCCTTCGCTACCACGGACACGTCGCCGATCTCTACCACAGGTGGTCCTATCAGCaccacagcagccatcgacctCTTCTCTACACCCAGCTGCTCCAACGG TGCTGTGAAGATGGAGAGCGACCTTTTTGACCTGCAGTCAACCTTTCAGCCCTCCATGCAGTCCGGCTCAACAGGGCTTCCAGTTGCAACGACGTGGGCAG GATACTCGACGACACAGGCCCCTGCTCAGCAGTCAGCGGGGGGACTCCAAGTGGACTTTGAGTCCGTTTTTGGGGCCAAAGCCACAGGCAGCAACAGCCTCAATTTGGATG ATATTTCTGGAGGCATCCTGAAACCGACTTTTGCCGGCTCCAACCAGGCTTCCGGTCAGCTGCCAGACAAGCTGGTGTCAGACGACCTTGACTCCTCCCTGGCCAACCTTGTCGGCA ACCTCGGCATTGGGAACGGCACTATGAAAAA TGACATGCACTGGAGCCAGCCGGGAGAGAAGAGGATGACCGGCGGCACCAACTGGCAGCCCAAAGCGGCGCCGTCCACGACCTGGAACCCCGTTTCCATG CCGTCGTCAGTCATGGCCTTCCCTGCTACCACACCCACCGGCATGATGGGATATGGCATG CCTCCACAAATGGGCTCAATGGGGATGATGAATCCGCCCACCATGATGTACTCCCAGCCTGTGATGAGGCCACCCAACCCCTTTGGCTCCGTGTCTAGTGCTCAGGTGGGTGCACGGCCGTCTGACCACGCCACCGAGCGGATGCACAATGAA ATGCAGTTCATGTAA
- the picalmb gene encoding phosphatidylinositol binding clathrin assembly protein b isoform X17: MSGQSITDRITAAQHSVTGSAVSKTVCKATTHEVMGPKKKHLDYLIHCTNEMNVNIPQLADSLFERTTNTSWVVVFKSLITTHHLMVYGNERFVQYLASRNTLFNLSNFLDKSGLQGYDMSTFIRRYSRYLNEKAVSYRQVAFDFTKVKRGVDGVMRTMNTEKLLKTIPIIQNQMDALLDFNVNANELTNGVINAAFMLLFKDSIRLFAAYNEGIINLLEKYFDMKKTQCKEGLDIYKKFLTRMTRISEFLKVAEQVGIDRGDIPDLSQAPSSLLEALEQHLASLEGKKVKDSTAASRASTLSNAVSSLASTGMSFTKVDEREKQAALEEEQARLKALKEQRLKELSKRPSFATTDTSPISTTGGPISTTAAIDLFSTPSCSNGAVKMESDLFDLQSTFQPSMQSGSTGLPVATTWADSFCGPVSIAQHLSHQAPFPTEPSAVAGLFRGYSTTQAPAQQSAGGLQVDFESVFGAKATGSNSLNLDDISGGILKPTFAGSNQASGQLPDKLVSDDLDSSLANLVGNLGIGNGTMKNDMHWSQPGEKRMTGGTNWQPKAAPSTTWNPVSMPSSVMAFPATTPTGMMGYGMPPQMGSMGMMNPPTMMYSQPVMRPPNPFGSVSSAQMQFM; the protein is encoded by the exons ATGTCGGGGCAGAGCATTACTGACAGGATAACCGCAGCCCAGCACAGTGTAACGGGATCCGCCGTCTCCAAAACAGTATGCAAGGCCACCACTCACGAAGTAATGGGCCcgaaaaagaaacatttggaTT ATTTGATCCATTGCACCAACGAGATGAACGTGAACATTCCCCAACTGGCCGACTCGCTGTTTGAGAGGACCACCAACACCAGCTGGGTGGTTGTGTTTAAGTCTCTGATCACCACACACCACCTCATGGTCTATGGCAACGAG CGTTTTGTTCAGTACTTGGCTTCTAGGAATACACTATTCAACCTCAGTAACTTTTTGGACAAAAGTGGGTTACAAG GTTATGACATGTCCACGTTTATCAGGAGGTACAGTCGATACCTGAACGAGAAAGCCGTTTCGTACAGACAGGTTGCATTTGACTTCACAAAAGTTAAACGCGG AGTGGACGGCGTAATGAGGACCATGAATACAGAGAAGCTGCTCAAGACTATCCCCATTATTCAGAACCAGATGGACGCGCTCCTCGATTTCAAT GTCAATGCCAACGAGCTGACTAATGGAGTCATCAATGCCGCCTTCATGCTCCTGTTCAAAGACTCCATCAGGCTCTTCGCTGCTTATAATGAAGGCATTATCAACCTGCTTG AGAAATACTTTGACATGAAGAAGACTCAGTGTAAAGAAGGTTTGGACATTTACAAGAAGTTTCTCACCCGAATGACCCGGATATCAGAGTTTCTCAAAGTAGCCGAG CAGGTGGGCATCGACCGAGGGGACATTCCAGACTTGTCACAG GCTCCCAGTAGCCTTCTCGAAGCTCTGGAGCAGCATTTGGCCTCTTTAGAGGGCAAAAAGGTCAAAGACTCAACCGCGGCCAGCAG GGCCAGCACTCTGTCCAACGCAGTGTCATCACTGGCCAGCACGGGGATGTCTTTCACTAAAGTGGATGAGCGGGAGAAGCAGGCAGCTCTCGAGGAGGAACAGGCTCGACTCAAAGCTCTGAAG GAACAGCGGCTCAAAGAGCTCTCCAAGAGGCCCTCCTTCGCTACCACGGACACGTCGCCGATCTCTACCACAGGTGGTCCTATCAGCaccacagcagccatcgacctCTTCTCTACACCCAGCTGCTCCAACGG TGCTGTGAAGATGGAGAGCGACCTTTTTGACCTGCAGTCAACCTTTCAGCCCTCCATGCAGTCCGGCTCAACAGGGCTTCCAGTTGCAACGACGTGGGCAG ACTCCTTCTGTGGTCCAGTGTCCATTGCTCAGCACCTCTCCCACCAGGCTCCCTTCCCCACTGAGCCCTCTGCTGTAGCAGGTCTATTCAGAG GATACTCGACGACACAGGCCCCTGCTCAGCAGTCAGCGGGGGGACTCCAAGTGGACTTTGAGTCCGTTTTTGGGGCCAAAGCCACAGGCAGCAACAGCCTCAATTTGGATG ATATTTCTGGAGGCATCCTGAAACCGACTTTTGCCGGCTCCAACCAGGCTTCCGGTCAGCTGCCAGACAAGCTGGTGTCAGACGACCTTGACTCCTCCCTGGCCAACCTTGTCGGCA ACCTCGGCATTGGGAACGGCACTATGAAAAA TGACATGCACTGGAGCCAGCCGGGAGAGAAGAGGATGACCGGCGGCACCAACTGGCAGCCCAAAGCGGCGCCGTCCACGACCTGGAACCCCGTTTCCATG CCGTCGTCAGTCATGGCCTTCCCTGCTACCACACCCACCGGCATGATGGGATATGGCATG CCTCCACAAATGGGCTCAATGGGGATGATGAATCCGCCCACCATGATGTACTCCCAGCCTGTGATGAGGCCACCCAACCCCTTTGGCTCCGTGTCTAGTGCTCAG ATGCAGTTCATGTAA
- the picalmb gene encoding phosphatidylinositol binding clathrin assembly protein b isoform X4, producing the protein MSGQSITDRITAAQHSVTGSAVSKTVCKATTHEVMGPKKKHLDYLIHCTNEMNVNIPQLADSLFERTTNTSWVVVFKSLITTHHLMVYGNERFVQYLASRNTLFNLSNFLDKSGLQGYDMSTFIRRYSRYLNEKAVSYRQVAFDFTKVKRGVDGVMRTMNTEKLLKTIPIIQNQMDALLDFNVNANELTNGVINAAFMLLFKDSIRLFAAYNEGIINLLEKYFDMKKTQCKEGLDIYKKFLTRMTRISEFLKVAEQVGIDRGDIPDLSQAPSSLLEALEQHLASLEGKKVKDSTAASRASTLSNAVSSLASTGMSFTKVDEREKQAALEEEQARLKALKEQRLKELSKRPSFATTDTSPISTTGGPISTTAAIDLFSTPSCSNGAVKMESDLFDLQSTFQPSMQSGSTGLPVATTWADPFTSAEAGDESMPNLNPFLSKLVVDATHLPVVSSDGVSFSSRTSGHEMFGDRYNPFIDTNSSVSTNYKRTVRIEHSISDSFCGPVSIAQHLSHQAPFPTEPSAVAGLFRGYSTTQAPAQQSAGGLQVDFESVFGAKATGSNSLNLDDISGGILKPTFAGSNQASGQLPDKLVSDDLDSSLANLVGNLGIGNGTMKNDMHWSQPGEKRMTGGTNWQPKAAPSTTWNPVSMPSSVMAFPATTPTGMMGYGMPPQMGSMGMMNPPTMMYSQPVMRPPNPFGSVSSAQMQFM; encoded by the exons ATGTCGGGGCAGAGCATTACTGACAGGATAACCGCAGCCCAGCACAGTGTAACGGGATCCGCCGTCTCCAAAACAGTATGCAAGGCCACCACTCACGAAGTAATGGGCCcgaaaaagaaacatttggaTT ATTTGATCCATTGCACCAACGAGATGAACGTGAACATTCCCCAACTGGCCGACTCGCTGTTTGAGAGGACCACCAACACCAGCTGGGTGGTTGTGTTTAAGTCTCTGATCACCACACACCACCTCATGGTCTATGGCAACGAG CGTTTTGTTCAGTACTTGGCTTCTAGGAATACACTATTCAACCTCAGTAACTTTTTGGACAAAAGTGGGTTACAAG GTTATGACATGTCCACGTTTATCAGGAGGTACAGTCGATACCTGAACGAGAAAGCCGTTTCGTACAGACAGGTTGCATTTGACTTCACAAAAGTTAAACGCGG AGTGGACGGCGTAATGAGGACCATGAATACAGAGAAGCTGCTCAAGACTATCCCCATTATTCAGAACCAGATGGACGCGCTCCTCGATTTCAAT GTCAATGCCAACGAGCTGACTAATGGAGTCATCAATGCCGCCTTCATGCTCCTGTTCAAAGACTCCATCAGGCTCTTCGCTGCTTATAATGAAGGCATTATCAACCTGCTTG AGAAATACTTTGACATGAAGAAGACTCAGTGTAAAGAAGGTTTGGACATTTACAAGAAGTTTCTCACCCGAATGACCCGGATATCAGAGTTTCTCAAAGTAGCCGAG CAGGTGGGCATCGACCGAGGGGACATTCCAGACTTGTCACAG GCTCCCAGTAGCCTTCTCGAAGCTCTGGAGCAGCATTTGGCCTCTTTAGAGGGCAAAAAGGTCAAAGACTCAACCGCGGCCAGCAG GGCCAGCACTCTGTCCAACGCAGTGTCATCACTGGCCAGCACGGGGATGTCTTTCACTAAAGTGGATGAGCGGGAGAAGCAGGCAGCTCTCGAGGAGGAACAGGCTCGACTCAAAGCTCTGAAG GAACAGCGGCTCAAAGAGCTCTCCAAGAGGCCCTCCTTCGCTACCACGGACACGTCGCCGATCTCTACCACAGGTGGTCCTATCAGCaccacagcagccatcgacctCTTCTCTACACCCAGCTGCTCCAACGG TGCTGTGAAGATGGAGAGCGACCTTTTTGACCTGCAGTCAACCTTTCAGCCCTCCATGCAGTCCGGCTCAACAGGGCTTCCAGTTGCAACGACGTGGGCAG ATCCTTTCACCTCTGCTGAAGCTGGAGACGAATCCATGCCAAACCTTAACCCTTTCCTCTCAAAACTCGTTGTCGATGCCACTCACTTACCTGTCGTGTCTTCAGACGGTGTTAGCTTTTCCTCTAGGACTTCCGGTCATGAAATGTTTGGTG ATCGTTACAATCCCTTTATTGACACAAACTCATCCGTTTCAACCAATTACAAACGCACAGTGCGGATAGAACACTCCATATCAG ACTCCTTCTGTGGTCCAGTGTCCATTGCTCAGCACCTCTCCCACCAGGCTCCCTTCCCCACTGAGCCCTCTGCTGTAGCAGGTCTATTCAGAG GATACTCGACGACACAGGCCCCTGCTCAGCAGTCAGCGGGGGGACTCCAAGTGGACTTTGAGTCCGTTTTTGGGGCCAAAGCCACAGGCAGCAACAGCCTCAATTTGGATG ATATTTCTGGAGGCATCCTGAAACCGACTTTTGCCGGCTCCAACCAGGCTTCCGGTCAGCTGCCAGACAAGCTGGTGTCAGACGACCTTGACTCCTCCCTGGCCAACCTTGTCGGCA ACCTCGGCATTGGGAACGGCACTATGAAAAA TGACATGCACTGGAGCCAGCCGGGAGAGAAGAGGATGACCGGCGGCACCAACTGGCAGCCCAAAGCGGCGCCGTCCACGACCTGGAACCCCGTTTCCATG CCGTCGTCAGTCATGGCCTTCCCTGCTACCACACCCACCGGCATGATGGGATATGGCATG CCTCCACAAATGGGCTCAATGGGGATGATGAATCCGCCCACCATGATGTACTCCCAGCCTGTGATGAGGCCACCCAACCCCTTTGGCTCCGTGTCTAGTGCTCAG ATGCAGTTCATGTAA
- the picalmb gene encoding phosphatidylinositol binding clathrin assembly protein b isoform X23 — MSGQSITDRITAAQHSVTGSAVSKTVCKATTHEVMGPKKKHLDYLIHCTNEMNVNIPQLADSLFERTTNTSWVVVFKSLITTHHLMVYGNERFVQYLASRNTLFNLSNFLDKSGLQGYDMSTFIRRYSRYLNEKAVSYRQVAFDFTKVKRGVDGVMRTMNTEKLLKTIPIIQNQMDALLDFNVNANELTNGVINAAFMLLFKDSIRLFAAYNEGIINLLEKYFDMKKTQCKEGLDIYKKFLTRMTRISEFLKVAEQVGIDRGDIPDLSQAPSSLLEALEQHLASLEGKKVKDSTAASRASTLSNAVSSLASTGMSFTKVDEREKQAALEEEQARLKALKRLKELSKRPSFATTDTSPISTTGGPISTTAAIDLFSTPSCSNGAVKMESDLFDLQSTFQPSMQSGSTGLPVATTWAGYSTTQAPAQQSAGGLQVDFESVFGAKATGSNSLNLDDISGGILKPTFAGSNQASGQLPDKLVSDDLDSSLANLVGNLGIGNGTMKNDMHWSQPGEKRMTGGTNWQPKAAPSTTWNPVSMPSSVMAFPATTPTGMMGYGMPPQMGSMGMMNPPTMMYSQPVMRPPNPFGSVSSAQMQFM, encoded by the exons ATGTCGGGGCAGAGCATTACTGACAGGATAACCGCAGCCCAGCACAGTGTAACGGGATCCGCCGTCTCCAAAACAGTATGCAAGGCCACCACTCACGAAGTAATGGGCCcgaaaaagaaacatttggaTT ATTTGATCCATTGCACCAACGAGATGAACGTGAACATTCCCCAACTGGCCGACTCGCTGTTTGAGAGGACCACCAACACCAGCTGGGTGGTTGTGTTTAAGTCTCTGATCACCACACACCACCTCATGGTCTATGGCAACGAG CGTTTTGTTCAGTACTTGGCTTCTAGGAATACACTATTCAACCTCAGTAACTTTTTGGACAAAAGTGGGTTACAAG GTTATGACATGTCCACGTTTATCAGGAGGTACAGTCGATACCTGAACGAGAAAGCCGTTTCGTACAGACAGGTTGCATTTGACTTCACAAAAGTTAAACGCGG AGTGGACGGCGTAATGAGGACCATGAATACAGAGAAGCTGCTCAAGACTATCCCCATTATTCAGAACCAGATGGACGCGCTCCTCGATTTCAAT GTCAATGCCAACGAGCTGACTAATGGAGTCATCAATGCCGCCTTCATGCTCCTGTTCAAAGACTCCATCAGGCTCTTCGCTGCTTATAATGAAGGCATTATCAACCTGCTTG AGAAATACTTTGACATGAAGAAGACTCAGTGTAAAGAAGGTTTGGACATTTACAAGAAGTTTCTCACCCGAATGACCCGGATATCAGAGTTTCTCAAAGTAGCCGAG CAGGTGGGCATCGACCGAGGGGACATTCCAGACTTGTCACAG GCTCCCAGTAGCCTTCTCGAAGCTCTGGAGCAGCATTTGGCCTCTTTAGAGGGCAAAAAGGTCAAAGACTCAACCGCGGCCAGCAG GGCCAGCACTCTGTCCAACGCAGTGTCATCACTGGCCAGCACGGGGATGTCTTTCACTAAAGTGGATGAGCGGGAGAAGCAGGCAGCTCTCGAGGAGGAACAGGCTCGACTCAAAGCTCTGAAG CGGCTCAAAGAGCTCTCCAAGAGGCCCTCCTTCGCTACCACGGACACGTCGCCGATCTCTACCACAGGTGGTCCTATCAGCaccacagcagccatcgacctCTTCTCTACACCCAGCTGCTCCAACGG TGCTGTGAAGATGGAGAGCGACCTTTTTGACCTGCAGTCAACCTTTCAGCCCTCCATGCAGTCCGGCTCAACAGGGCTTCCAGTTGCAACGACGTGGGCAG GATACTCGACGACACAGGCCCCTGCTCAGCAGTCAGCGGGGGGACTCCAAGTGGACTTTGAGTCCGTTTTTGGGGCCAAAGCCACAGGCAGCAACAGCCTCAATTTGGATG ATATTTCTGGAGGCATCCTGAAACCGACTTTTGCCGGCTCCAACCAGGCTTCCGGTCAGCTGCCAGACAAGCTGGTGTCAGACGACCTTGACTCCTCCCTGGCCAACCTTGTCGGCA ACCTCGGCATTGGGAACGGCACTATGAAAAA TGACATGCACTGGAGCCAGCCGGGAGAGAAGAGGATGACCGGCGGCACCAACTGGCAGCCCAAAGCGGCGCCGTCCACGACCTGGAACCCCGTTTCCATG CCGTCGTCAGTCATGGCCTTCCCTGCTACCACACCCACCGGCATGATGGGATATGGCATG CCTCCACAAATGGGCTCAATGGGGATGATGAATCCGCCCACCATGATGTACTCCCAGCCTGTGATGAGGCCACCCAACCCCTTTGGCTCCGTGTCTAGTGCTCAG ATGCAGTTCATGTAA